In one Shinella sp. PSBB067 genomic region, the following are encoded:
- a CDS encoding DNA translocase FtsK, whose protein sequence is MRISRTNFYPVLESEGESDEQSSHYSGENNALTEEVPDAEAWHGEGEAIANDDHYRPRFRSPILRAYDPGQYADGTWESHFYLAPNVRFTRTPDKVAARIEEAVAEEAAKVAPFIEEPVQAAPSEMQAETLQVQQFPVPQSPVSEPQAPQTQPAQLSQAELLLRLREALDERRRRFEAQQAPAGAGPVDPVPQFVQAVVAARQNAVPAEAAVVFRPTMPVQAPVFAPKPVSVAPAAEPVAKASVREALSRFAHLSDHAFWETMVPEENVAVAPQRPPVSVVRMPLPTPVPAPVAAAPTLAPHEDLVPVASLYRVVECRPAATRQVAVETVAAASPVKAEPAVAIAAPAVEVAPQALPVTVEPKPAAPAPAAVAEPVREPPSSVLSRARPFQVTLATPTADTYEYPPRDLLQEPPRTVGFVLTQEQLEQNAGLLESVLEDFGVRGEIIHVRPGPVVTLYEFEPAPGVKSSRVIGLADDIARSMSALSARVAVVPGRNVIGIELPNATRETVYFREMIDSADFARTGFKLPICLGKTIGGEPVIAELAKMPHLLVAGTTGSGKSVAINTMILSLLYRFRPEECRLIMVDPKMLELSIYDGIPHLLTPVVTDPKKAVMALKWAVREMEDRYRKMSRLGVRNIDGYNNRVAAARDKGETITISVQTGFDKGTGEAINEDQELSLEPMPYIVVIVDEMADLMMVAGKEIEGAIQRLAQMARAAGIHLIMATQRPSVDVITGTIKANFPTRISFQVTSKIDSRTILGEQGAEQLLGQGDMLHMAGGGRISRVHGPFVSDEEVEKVVLHLKAQGRPEYLETVTADEEEEEDEKPAAGGAVFDKGDIAAEDGDDLYEKAVKVVMRDRKCSTSYIQRRLAVGYNRAASLVERMEKEGLVGPANHVGKREIVSGERNAFQPPESGDDE, encoded by the coding sequence ATGCGTATTTCCAGAACAAACTTCTATCCCGTCCTCGAGAGTGAAGGGGAGAGCGACGAGCAATCGTCGCATTACTCCGGTGAAAACAACGCCTTGACCGAAGAGGTTCCGGACGCGGAGGCCTGGCACGGCGAAGGCGAGGCTATCGCCAACGACGATCACTACCGCCCGCGCTTCCGCTCGCCGATCCTGCGCGCCTACGATCCCGGCCAATATGCCGACGGGACGTGGGAAAGCCACTTCTACCTGGCGCCCAATGTCCGCTTCACGCGCACGCCCGACAAGGTCGCCGCCAGGATCGAGGAGGCGGTCGCGGAGGAAGCCGCAAAGGTCGCGCCCTTCATCGAAGAGCCGGTTCAGGCGGCTCCCTCCGAAATGCAAGCAGAGACACTCCAGGTGCAGCAGTTCCCAGTTCCCCAGTCCCCGGTTTCCGAACCCCAGGCCCCGCAAACCCAGCCGGCACAGCTTTCGCAGGCCGAGCTCCTGCTGCGCCTGCGCGAGGCGCTCGATGAGCGCCGCCGCCGCTTCGAGGCACAGCAGGCGCCGGCAGGCGCCGGGCCGGTCGATCCGGTTCCGCAATTCGTCCAGGCCGTCGTCGCTGCCCGGCAGAATGCGGTTCCGGCGGAGGCCGCCGTCGTGTTCCGGCCGACCATGCCGGTTCAGGCCCCGGTTTTCGCGCCGAAGCCTGTCTCCGTCGCTCCCGCCGCTGAGCCGGTTGCAAAGGCCAGCGTGCGCGAGGCGCTCAGCCGCTTCGCCCATCTTTCGGATCATGCCTTCTGGGAAACCATGGTGCCGGAGGAGAACGTCGCGGTCGCTCCACAGCGCCCGCCGGTTTCCGTCGTGCGCATGCCGCTGCCGACGCCGGTCCCGGCACCCGTTGCCGCCGCTCCCACCCTTGCGCCGCACGAGGATCTCGTGCCTGTTGCCTCGCTCTACCGTGTGGTTGAGTGCCGTCCTGCCGCAACCCGGCAGGTGGCCGTGGAGACCGTCGCTGCCGCTTCACCGGTAAAGGCGGAGCCGGCCGTCGCTATCGCGGCACCGGCCGTCGAGGTTGCACCGCAGGCCCTTCCTGTCACCGTCGAGCCCAAGCCGGCGGCCCCGGCGCCCGCTGCCGTCGCCGAGCCGGTCCGCGAACCCCCGTCGTCCGTGCTGTCGCGTGCCCGGCCGTTCCAGGTCACGCTCGCCACGCCGACCGCCGACACCTATGAATACCCGCCGCGCGATCTCCTGCAGGAGCCGCCGCGCACCGTCGGCTTCGTGCTGACACAGGAGCAACTGGAGCAGAATGCCGGCCTTCTCGAAAGCGTGCTGGAAGACTTCGGCGTGCGCGGCGAGATCATCCATGTCCGCCCCGGCCCGGTCGTGACACTCTACGAATTCGAGCCGGCGCCGGGCGTCAAGTCCTCGCGCGTCATCGGCCTTGCCGACGACATCGCCCGCTCCATGTCGGCGCTCTCGGCCCGCGTCGCCGTCGTGCCCGGCCGCAATGTCATCGGCATCGAGCTGCCGAATGCCACCCGCGAGACCGTCTATTTCCGCGAGATGATCGATTCCGCGGACTTCGCCAGGACCGGCTTCAAGCTGCCGATCTGCCTTGGCAAGACCATCGGCGGCGAGCCCGTCATAGCCGAGCTTGCCAAGATGCCGCACCTGCTCGTCGCCGGCACCACCGGCTCGGGCAAGTCGGTCGCCATCAACACGATGATCCTGTCGCTGCTCTACCGGTTCCGCCCGGAGGAATGCCGTCTGATCATGGTCGATCCCAAGATGCTGGAACTGTCGATCTACGACGGCATCCCGCACCTCCTGACCCCTGTCGTCACCGACCCGAAGAAGGCCGTCATGGCGCTGAAATGGGCGGTGCGCGAGATGGAGGATCGTTATCGCAAGATGTCGCGCCTCGGCGTGCGCAATATCGACGGCTACAACAACCGCGTCGCCGCCGCGCGCGACAAAGGCGAGACGATCACGATCAGCGTCCAGACCGGCTTCGACAAGGGAACCGGCGAGGCGATCAACGAGGACCAGGAACTCTCGCTCGAGCCGATGCCCTATATCGTCGTCATCGTCGATGAGATGGCCGACCTGATGATGGTCGCCGGCAAGGAGATCGAAGGCGCGATCCAGCGGCTCGCCCAGATGGCGCGCGCCGCCGGCATCCACCTGATCATGGCGACGCAGCGCCCCTCGGTCGACGTCATCACCGGCACGATCAAGGCGAACTTCCCGACGCGCATCTCCTTCCAGGTAACCTCGAAGATCGACAGCCGCACCATCCTCGGCGAGCAGGGGGCCGAACAGCTCCTCGGCCAGGGTGACATGCTGCACATGGCCGGCGGTGGGCGCATTTCCCGCGTCCACGGTCCGTTCGTCTCCGACGAGGAGGTCGAGAAGGTCGTGCTGCACCTCAAGGCGCAGGGCCGTCCGGAATACCTGGAGACGGTCACCGCCGACGAGGAGGAGGAAGAGGATGAGAAGCCTGCCGCCGGCGGCGCGGTCTTCGACAAGGGCGACATCGCGGCCGAGGACGGCGACGACCTCTACGAAAAGGCCGTCAAGGTCGTCATGCGCGACCGCAAGTGCTCGACCTCCTACATCCAGCGGCGCCTCGCCGTCGGCTACAACCGGGCCGCGTCCCTCGTCGAGCGCATGGAGAAGGAAGGGCTCGTCGGCCCCGCCAACCATGTCGGCAAGCGCGAGATCGTGAGCGGCGAGCGCAATGCCTTCCAGCCGCCGGAAAGCGGCGACGACGAATAA
- the fba gene encoding class II fructose-bisphosphate aldolase (catalyzes the reversible aldol condensation of dihydroxyacetonephosphate and glyceraldehyde 3-phosphate in the Calvin cycle, glycolysis, and/or gluconeogenesis) translates to MALITMRQLLDHAAENDYALPAFNVNNLEYIQAVMRAADATDSPVILQASRGARAYAGDAFLRHLILGAAEEYPHIPVCLHLDHGDQPSTCISAITNGFTSVMMDGSLLADGKTVASYDYNVDVTAEVVKIAHAAGVSVEGELGCLGNLETGAGDKEDGHGFEGKLSREELLTDPDQALDFVSKTGVDALAVAIGTSHGAYKFTRAPDGDILSIETIAKIHAKLPNTHLVMHGSSSVPQDLQDLFTAYGGEMKQTWGVPVAEIQKAIPLGVRKVNIDTDLRLAMTGTIRKNFKEKPDNFDPRTYLKPATARMTEVCKERFEAFRTAGKASGIRVKRLPDMAKFYAAK, encoded by the coding sequence ATGGCATTGATCACCATGCGGCAACTGCTCGATCACGCAGCGGAGAACGACTACGCACTGCCCGCATTCAACGTCAACAACCTGGAATATATCCAGGCGGTCATGCGCGCGGCGGATGCGACGGACTCCCCGGTGATCCTGCAGGCGAGCCGCGGTGCGCGCGCCTATGCCGGCGATGCCTTCCTGCGTCACCTCATCCTCGGCGCCGCCGAGGAATATCCGCATATCCCGGTCTGCCTGCATCTCGACCACGGCGACCAGCCATCGACCTGCATCTCGGCCATCACCAACGGCTTCACCTCCGTCATGATGGACGGCTCGCTGCTCGCTGACGGCAAGACCGTCGCCAGCTACGACTACAATGTCGACGTCACCGCCGAAGTGGTGAAGATCGCCCATGCGGCCGGCGTTTCGGTCGAGGGCGAGCTTGGATGTCTCGGCAACCTGGAGACCGGCGCCGGCGACAAGGAGGACGGCCACGGCTTCGAGGGCAAGCTTTCCCGCGAGGAGCTGCTGACCGATCCGGACCAGGCGCTCGACTTCGTTTCGAAGACCGGCGTCGACGCGCTCGCCGTCGCCATCGGCACCAGCCACGGCGCCTACAAGTTCACCCGCGCGCCTGATGGCGACATCCTCTCCATCGAGACGATCGCCAAGATCCACGCGAAGCTGCCGAACACGCATCTCGTCATGCACGGCTCCTCCTCCGTTCCGCAGGACCTGCAGGATCTCTTCACCGCCTATGGCGGCGAGATGAAGCAGACCTGGGGCGTGCCTGTCGCCGAAATCCAGAAGGCGATCCCGCTCGGCGTGCGCAAGGTCAATATCGACACGGACCTGCGCCTCGCCATGACCGGCACGATCCGCAAGAACTTCAAGGAAAAGCCCGACAATTTCGATCCGCGCACCTACCTGAAGCCGGCGACCGCCCGCATGACGGAGGTCTGCAAGGAGCGCTTCGAAGCCTTCCGCACCGCCGGCAAGGCCTCCGGCATCCGCGTCAAGCGCCTGCCCGACATGGCGAAGTTCTACGCCGCGAAGTAA